A single genomic interval of Chitinispirillales bacterium harbors:
- a CDS encoding radical SAM protein — protein MKNRRFKKIYLEITNVCNKSCSFCLGTTREPVFLSIERFENRIKQIANLCEKIYLYVGGEPLLHPNIKEFLEIAQKLNVSIAITTNGILIEERFAALLSPALREFNVSVHSAQNSNEIEKIVGSALNLADKRSDLPISFRFWNYQNPQNFHFQKTIEILQAKFNGIKITPHTSNGRKKQKITQNLFVHFDSPFSWDKTAPVQKKGFCYGLQTHFAILADGRVVPCCLDKNGEIELGNIDEKNVTQILNSPRTKAIIGGFSQKIMVEKICQKCAFAQQKFSQKISNKSCL, from the coding sequence ATGAAAAACCGTCGATTCAAAAAAATTTACCTTGAAATAACAAATGTTTGCAATAAAAGCTGTTCGTTTTGTTTGGGAACAACGCGAGAACCTGTGTTTTTATCAATTGAGAGATTTGAAAACCGTATAAAACAAATCGCAAATTTATGCGAAAAGATTTATTTATATGTCGGCGGCGAACCGCTTTTACATCCAAACATTAAAGAATTTTTGGAAATTGCACAAAAATTAAACGTTTCAATCGCAATTACGACAAACGGAATTTTGATTGAAGAGCGATTTGCCGCACTTCTTTCTCCCGCATTACGAGAATTTAACGTTTCGGTTCATTCCGCGCAGAATTCTAACGAGATTGAGAAAATTGTCGGTTCAGCGTTGAATTTGGCGGATAAGAGAAGCGATTTACCTATATCTTTTCGTTTTTGGAATTATCAAAATCCACAAAATTTTCACTTTCAAAAAACAATCGAAATTCTGCAAGCCAAATTTAACGGAATTAAAATAACGCCCCATACATCAAACGGTAGAAAAAAACAAAAAATTACACAAAACCTGTTTGTTCATTTCGACTCGCCGTTTTCGTGGGATAAAACCGCTCCAGTTCAAAAAAAAGGATTTTGTTATGGGCTTCAAACACATTTTGCGATTCTTGCGGATGGACGGGTCGTCCCCTGTTGCTTGGACAAAAACGGCGAAATTGAACTTGGAAATATTGACGAAAAGAACGTTACGCAAATATTGAATTCACCGCGCACTAAAGCGATTATAGGCGGATTTTCTCAAAAGATCATGGTAGAAAAAATTTGTCAAAAATGTGCGTTTGCTCAACAAAAATTTTCACAAAAAATCAGTAATAAATCTTGTCTTTAA
- a CDS encoding co-chaperone GroES — MAIKPIGERVLIETLEAETKTAGGIIIPDNAQEKPQQGKVIAVGDGTAEIKLTLKAGDKVLYGKYAGTEITYEGKKYIVMKESDVLAVIN, encoded by the coding sequence ATGGCTATTAAACCGATTGGTGAGAGAGTGTTGATTGAAACGCTTGAGGCGGAAACAAAAACCGCGGGCGGAATTATTATTCCCGACAACGCGCAGGAAAAACCGCAGCAAGGAAAAGTTATTGCTGTCGGAGACGGAACAGCGGAAATTAAACTTACGCTTAAAGCGGGCGACAAAGTTTTGTACGGTAAATATGCCGGCACGGAGATTACTTACGAGGGTAAAAAATACATCGTTATGAAAGAATCGGATGTATTGGCGGTCATAAACTAA
- the groL gene encoding chaperonin GroEL (60 kDa chaperone family; promotes refolding of misfolded polypeptides especially under stressful conditions; forms two stacked rings of heptamers to form a barrel-shaped 14mer; ends can be capped by GroES; misfolded proteins enter the barrel where they are refolded when GroES binds) gives MGAKQIAFGAEAREKLLNGVDILANAVKATLGPKGRNVVLDKSFGAPTVTKDGVSVAKEIELEDKFENMGAQLVKEVASKTSDGVGDGTTTATVLAQAIARVGLKNVTAGANPMDLKRGIDKAVKALVAELKTLSKKINGKKEVAQVGSISANNDQEIGNLLADAMEKVGNDGVITVEEAKSIDTTLDVVEGMQFDRGYVSAYFITDVDAQEAVLDDALILIHDKKISTMKDILPILEKVSQQGRQLLIIAEDIDGEALATLVVNRLRGTLKICAVKAPGFGDRRKAMLEDIAVLTGGQVISEEAGYKLENTTLDMLGKAKRITVEKENTTIIEGAGSSKEIQARISQIKKQIEDTTSDYDREKLQERLAKLAGGVAVLKIGAATETEMKEKKARVEDALHATRAAVEEGIVPGGGVALIRVAHVLDGVKVENDDQKLGIEIVRKAIEEPLRQIVANAGQEASVVVNEVRKNKGDFGYNAYTDKYENLYESGVIDPVKVTRTALENAASIAGLILTTEALVSDAPSDKKAPAMPAGGMGGYDGMM, from the coding sequence ATGGGAGCAAAACAAATTGCATTTGGAGCGGAAGCGCGTGAAAAACTTCTTAACGGCGTGGACATTCTCGCAAACGCCGTGAAAGCGACGCTGGGACCGAAAGGAAGAAATGTAGTTCTTGATAAGAGTTTCGGAGCGCCGACGGTAACAAAAGACGGAGTTTCGGTTGCAAAAGAGATTGAGCTTGAAGACAAATTTGAGAACATGGGTGCGCAATTGGTTAAGGAAGTCGCTTCGAAAACTTCCGACGGCGTAGGCGACGGTACTACTACGGCGACGGTACTTGCACAAGCGATCGCCCGCGTAGGACTTAAAAACGTTACGGCAGGCGCAAATCCGATGGATTTGAAAAGAGGTATAGACAAAGCGGTGAAAGCGCTTGTCGCGGAACTTAAAACCTTATCAAAAAAAATCAACGGAAAAAAAGAAGTTGCGCAAGTAGGCTCAATTTCAGCAAATAACGACCAAGAAATCGGAAATTTACTTGCGGATGCGATGGAGAAAGTAGGTAACGACGGAGTTATCACCGTAGAAGAAGCGAAATCCATCGACACGACGCTTGACGTCGTTGAAGGAATGCAATTTGACCGCGGATATGTATCGGCGTATTTCATTACCGACGTCGATGCGCAGGAAGCGGTTTTGGACGACGCCCTTATATTGATTCACGACAAGAAAATAAGCACGATGAAAGATATTCTTCCGATTTTGGAAAAAGTATCGCAGCAGGGACGTCAACTCTTGATAATCGCCGAAGATATCGACGGTGAAGCTCTTGCGACTTTGGTTGTGAATCGCTTGAGAGGAACGCTCAAGATTTGCGCCGTGAAAGCTCCGGGATTTGGCGATCGCCGCAAAGCTATGTTGGAAGATATTGCAGTATTGACAGGCGGACAGGTGATTTCGGAAGAAGCGGGTTACAAATTGGAAAATACCACTTTGGATATGCTTGGAAAAGCAAAAAGAATTACGGTTGAAAAAGAAAACACCACAATTATCGAAGGCGCTGGCAGTTCAAAAGAAATTCAAGCGAGAATTTCGCAAATTAAAAAGCAAATCGAAGATACCACTTCGGATTACGACCGTGAAAAATTGCAGGAACGTCTTGCAAAACTTGCCGGCGGAGTTGCGGTTCTTAAAATCGGCGCGGCTACCGAAACCGAAATGAAAGAGAAAAAAGCGAGAGTCGAAGACGCTTTACACGCTACAAGAGCGGCTGTAGAAGAAGGTATAGTTCCCGGAGGAGGCGTTGCTCTTATTCGCGTCGCTCACGTATTGGACGGCGTAAAAGTAGAAAACGACGACCAGAAACTCGGCATCGAGATTGTTCGTAAAGCGATTGAAGAGCCGCTTCGTCAGATTGTTGCAAACGCAGGACAAGAAGCAAGCGTTGTCGTAAACGAAGTTCGTAAAAACAAAGGCGATTTCGGATATAACGCATACACCGACAAATACGAAAATTTGTATGAGTCCGGCGTTATTGACCCTGTGAAAGTGACCAGAACGGCGCTTGAAAACGCGGCATCCATTGCGGGGCTTATTTTAACGACGGAAGCGCTTGTAAGTGACGCTCCTTCCGACAAAAAAGCGCCGGCAATGCCTGCAGGCGGTATGGGCGGATACGACGGAATGATGTAA
- a CDS encoding DJ-1/PfpI family protein — protein MKALIILADGFEEIEAITPIDLLVRAGIDVVTAGLGKKEICGSHKIKIVVDEILDKSKDNFDAVILPGGPGHLNLMNSNDVLEIVKKFYENKKLCCAICAAPKVFDKAQILENKKYTCFPSMQKEIKSGNYCDDAVVCDGNIITSRSAGTAFDFSFAVIENLLNNNEAKSVKDKIYY, from the coding sequence ATGAAAGCGCTTATTATTTTGGCGGACGGGTTTGAAGAAATAGAGGCAATCACGCCGATTGATTTGCTTGTAAGGGCTGGAATTGATGTTGTAACCGCAGGTTTGGGTAAAAAGGAAATATGCGGTTCACACAAGATAAAAATAGTCGTCGATGAAATTTTAGACAAATCAAAAGACAATTTTGACGCGGTAATTTTACCCGGAGGTCCCGGACATTTGAATTTAATGAACAGCAACGATGTTTTGGAAATTGTTAAGAAGTTTTACGAAAACAAGAAACTATGCTGCGCAATTTGCGCAGCGCCGAAAGTTTTTGACAAGGCTCAAATTTTGGAAAACAAAAAATACACTTGTTTCCCATCAATGCAAAAAGAAATAAAAAGCGGTAATTATTGCGACGACGCGGTGGTGTGCGACGGAAATATCATAACTTCAAGGTCGGCCGGTACGGCTTTTGATTTTTCGTTCGCCGTTATTGAAAATCTTTTGAACAATAATGAGGCTAAATCGGTTAAAGACAAGATTTATTACTGA
- the radA gene encoding DNA repair protein RadA → MAAKKDKTQFMCSQCGDTFIKWMGKCSSCGAFGTVKEFRQSGGKKNGNVFSSQNSSPDTVELPNYATIEPKRTETGFQQVDAVFGGGIVTGSISLIAGSPGIGKSTLLLQIASKAADCGKKVFYVSGEESIEQIAIRAKRIFADKSPIKIATETCVEQLIEILEREKPDLAIIDSIQTIFSDETEGISGSVSQVRSCAAILTNFAKKYSTAIVIIGHITKEGSIAGPRLLEHIVDVILTFEGEDFNRFRILRGQKNRFGASGEIAVFDMSAQGLSEIRDTAKIFLNELSRKRPGCATVPLIEGSRVIMVEIQALVNKSHFGNSQRVANGINPKRIALISAVLEKYTGISLGDYDIFVNVTGGLNVSEPAVDLAVAAAIVSSYTNKVIPVEYSFMGELGLGGEIRPVVDMEKRIKEVIAMGFEKVICPAVPKISKEIQLAMIVCRDICRLGEILR, encoded by the coding sequence ATGGCGGCAAAGAAAGATAAAACGCAATTTATGTGTTCGCAGTGCGGAGATACATTTATAAAATGGATGGGAAAATGCTCGTCGTGCGGAGCGTTTGGAACGGTTAAAGAATTTCGTCAAAGCGGCGGCAAAAAAAACGGTAATGTTTTTTCTTCTCAAAATTCCTCTCCGGATACTGTAGAATTACCAAATTATGCGACTATTGAGCCAAAGCGGACAGAAACCGGCTTTCAGCAGGTAGATGCGGTATTCGGCGGTGGAATCGTCACAGGTTCGATTTCGCTTATCGCCGGAAGTCCCGGCATAGGAAAATCCACTCTCCTTTTACAAATCGCCTCTAAAGCCGCAGACTGCGGCAAAAAGGTTTTTTATGTTTCCGGAGAAGAGTCCATCGAACAAATCGCCATTCGCGCAAAACGAATTTTTGCCGATAAATCGCCCATAAAAATAGCTACGGAAACCTGTGTCGAACAACTGATCGAAATATTGGAAAGAGAAAAACCCGATTTGGCGATAATTGATTCTATTCAAACAATTTTTAGCGATGAAACCGAAGGGATAAGCGGCAGCGTGTCACAAGTCAGAAGCTGTGCGGCAATTTTGACGAATTTTGCAAAAAAATATTCGACGGCAATCGTGATAATAGGGCATATAACCAAAGAAGGTTCAATCGCCGGACCGCGCCTTTTAGAACACATTGTCGATGTGATTTTAACTTTTGAAGGTGAAGATTTTAACAGGTTTCGTATTTTACGAGGGCAAAAAAATCGTTTCGGAGCAAGCGGAGAAATAGCGGTTTTTGACATGTCCGCGCAAGGTTTGTCGGAAATTCGCGACACGGCAAAAATATTTCTGAACGAACTTTCACGCAAACGCCCTGGCTGCGCGACGGTTCCGCTAATTGAAGGAAGTCGTGTAATTATGGTCGAAATTCAAGCGCTTGTCAACAAAAGTCATTTTGGAAATTCACAGCGCGTAGCAAACGGAATAAATCCCAAAAGAATCGCCCTGATTTCAGCAGTCTTGGAAAAATACACAGGAATTTCTCTGGGTGATTACGATATTTTCGTAAATGTAACCGGTGGTTTGAACGTAAGCGAGCCGGCTGTCGATCTGGCGGTTGCGGCGGCTATAGTTTCGTCCTACACAAACAAAGTAATTCCTGTTGAATATTCATTTATGGGCGAATTGGGTTTGGGCGGTGAGATTCGTCCGGTAGTAGATATGGAAAAACGCATAAAAGAAGTTATAGCTATGGGATTTGAAAAAGTTATCTGTCCAGCCGTGCCAAAAATTTCAAAAGAAATCCAGCTTGCAATGATTGTTTGCAGAGATATTTGCCGATTGGGCGAAATTTTGAGATAA
- a CDS encoding single-stranded DNA-binding protein, whose amino-acid sequence MASLNKVIIVGNLGRDPELRSTASGSKVLEVSIATTERFKDKDGNDQEQTDWHRIVMWNQKAEYVVRNTRKGSCLYVEGKLRYRKYTDKDGNDRTTTEILADNVAILGGRTSSDSNNFVGEQPQYQKPYENMKLNNFEENLSEANDFTESSPAIDDNLPF is encoded by the coding sequence ATGGCTTCATTAAACAAAGTTATTATTGTCGGAAATTTGGGCAGAGACCCTGAACTTAGATCAACAGCGTCGGGATCTAAGGTTTTGGAAGTCAGTATCGCTACGACCGAAAGATTCAAAGATAAAGACGGCAACGACCAAGAACAAACCGATTGGCATAGAATTGTGATGTGGAATCAAAAAGCGGAATATGTCGTCAGAAACACTCGTAAAGGGAGTTGTTTGTATGTCGAAGGAAAATTGAGGTATAGAAAATACACCGACAAAGACGGAAACGATAGAACTACGACCGAGATTTTGGCGGATAACGTTGCGATTTTGGGCGGACGGACATCTTCCGATTCAAATAATTTCGTCGGAGAACAACCGCAGTATCAAAAACCGTACGAAAATATGAAATTAAACAATTTTGAAGAAAATCTATCAGAAGCGAACGACTTTACGGAATCGTCGCCCGCAATTGACGATAATCTTCCGTTTTAA
- a CDS encoding ABC transporter ATP-binding protein: MSLLEIKNLAVDFELKKTTVHAVRNVSLSIEKGETHCVVGESGCGKSVSSYAIMNLIEKPGKITNGEIIFNGQNLLKIDKEKMRKIRAKEISMIFQDPMNSLNPVYRCGDQIAEVLVAHKGINKKDALAEAVRVLDSVKVTSPQKRIMQYPHELSGGLRQRIMIAMAIICKPMLLIADEPTTALDVTVQRQILDILNDLRKEMKMAVLFITHDLGIVNVIADKISVLYAGEVVESGCRNEIFDYPKHHYTIGLLNAVAKIGGKKEKLKPIEGNLPDASNEIKGCAFETRCPKRLESCKNKKPPETKIKEHKFYCFNPFS; the protein is encoded by the coding sequence ATGTCTCTTTTGGAAATAAAAAATCTTGCGGTCGATTTTGAATTAAAAAAAACGACTGTTCATGCGGTGAGAAACGTTTCGCTTTCAATAGAAAAAGGAGAGACGCATTGCGTTGTCGGCGAATCGGGGTGCGGAAAATCCGTCAGTTCTTACGCAATAATGAATCTAATTGAAAAACCCGGAAAAATAACAAACGGAGAAATAATTTTCAACGGACAAAATTTGTTAAAAATAGACAAAGAAAAAATGCGAAAAATTCGTGCGAAAGAAATTTCAATGATTTTTCAAGACCCGATGAATTCACTGAATCCCGTTTACCGTTGCGGCGACCAAATTGCCGAAGTTCTTGTCGCCCACAAAGGAATAAACAAAAAAGACGCGCTTGCGGAAGCCGTTCGCGTACTTGATTCGGTAAAAGTCACGTCGCCGCAAAAACGAATAATGCAGTACCCTCATGAATTATCCGGCGGATTACGACAGCGAATCATGATTGCTATGGCGATAATATGCAAACCTATGCTTTTAATCGCCGACGAACCGACAACAGCGCTCGACGTAACGGTTCAGAGACAAATTTTGGACATACTTAACGATTTACGCAAAGAAATGAAAATGGCTGTTTTGTTTATAACCCACGATTTAGGTATAGTAAACGTTATCGCCGATAAAATTTCCGTTCTTTACGCGGGTGAAGTGGTTGAAAGCGGATGCAGAAACGAAATATTCGATTATCCGAAACATCATTACACTATAGGTTTATTAAACGCGGTTGCAAAAATCGGAGGGAAAAAAGAAAAATTAAAGCCTATTGAAGGGAATTTGCCAGACGCTTCAAATGAGATTAAAGGCTGCGCTTTTGAAACAAGGTGTCCCAAAAGACTTGAGTCGTGTAAAAATAAAAAACCGCCGGAAACGAAAATCAAAGAACACAAATTTTATTGTTTTAACCCATTTTCATAA
- a CDS encoding YifB family Mg chelatase-like AAA ATPase yields MLARLRSIALQGIDAYEVIIESDITETIPSFTIVGLPDGAVKESRERVMSAIKNSGFDFPARKVTINMAPADIRKEGSAYDLPIALGILISTRQISNKNQDFCIIGELALDGTLRPIKGVLPIALCARKNGFSAIIVPEKNADEAAVAQGLPVYPAKTLKDAIDLVEGNSTIEAKTCDIDKIFSKSQDFLLDFIDVKGQSVVKKALLVAACGGHNMLMIGPPGSGKTMIAKRIPSILPPLTLDESLETTIIHSIAGKLPPKEPLVINRPFRSPHHNISDAGLIGGGTYPKPGEISLSHHGVLFLDELPEFDKNVLENLRQPLENKSVTISRAALSLSFPADFMLIAAMNPCPCGHFGDPAHKCSCTAQKIQNYIGKLSGPLLDRIDIQIRVSSLPYEDLVKKKGTESSAEMREKVIKAREIQQNRFKGNKGIFCNANMESKDLREFCVLEEGCGEMLKSAIDRLGLSARAYDRILKVSRTIADLKGNALISKPDIAEAVQYRTLDRNL; encoded by the coding sequence ATGCTTGCGCGTCTTCGCAGTATCGCTTTGCAAGGGATTGACGCTTACGAAGTAATAATAGAGTCGGATATAACCGAAACGATTCCGTCTTTTACGATTGTCGGGCTTCCGGACGGAGCGGTTAAAGAAAGCCGTGAGCGGGTTATGTCTGCGATAAAAAACAGCGGTTTTGATTTTCCTGCGCGAAAAGTTACGATAAATATGGCTCCGGCGGATATTCGCAAGGAAGGTTCGGCTTACGATTTACCTATCGCGTTGGGAATTTTAATTTCTACACGGCAAATTTCAAACAAAAATCAAGATTTTTGCATTATAGGAGAATTGGCGTTAGACGGAACGCTTAGACCGATTAAAGGCGTTTTGCCTATCGCTCTTTGTGCAAGAAAGAACGGATTTTCCGCTATAATCGTTCCGGAGAAAAATGCGGACGAAGCCGCCGTCGCACAAGGTTTGCCTGTTTATCCTGCAAAAACGCTCAAAGACGCTATAGATCTAGTTGAAGGGAATTCGACTATTGAGGCGAAAACTTGCGATATTGATAAAATTTTTTCGAAATCACAGGATTTTTTGTTGGATTTTATCGACGTAAAAGGACAGTCCGTCGTAAAAAAGGCGTTGCTTGTTGCGGCTTGCGGCGGACACAATATGCTTATGATAGGACCGCCCGGCAGCGGAAAAACTATGATAGCAAAACGCATTCCGTCAATTTTACCGCCGCTGACGCTTGACGAATCGCTTGAAACTACGATAATTCATTCGATTGCGGGAAAACTTCCCCCAAAAGAGCCTCTTGTGATAAATCGACCGTTTCGTTCGCCTCATCACAATATTTCGGACGCAGGGTTAATCGGCGGCGGAACTTATCCTAAACCCGGAGAAATTAGTTTGAGCCATCACGGCGTTTTGTTTTTGGACGAACTTCCCGAATTTGACAAGAATGTTTTAGAAAATCTGCGCCAACCGCTTGAAAATAAATCGGTTACGATAAGCAGAGCGGCGCTTTCGCTTTCGTTTCCGGCTGATTTTATGCTGATTGCCGCAATGAATCCCTGTCCTTGCGGACATTTTGGCGACCCTGCGCACAAATGCAGTTGTACGGCGCAAAAAATCCAAAATTACATAGGAAAATTATCCGGTCCGCTTTTAGATAGAATCGATATACAAATTCGTGTTTCTTCCCTGCCTTACGAGGATTTAGTTAAGAAAAAAGGAACGGAATCATCCGCTGAAATGCGTGAAAAAGTGATAAAAGCGCGGGAAATACAACAAAATCGTTTTAAAGGCAATAAAGGAATTTTCTGTAACGCGAATATGGAATCCAAAGACCTGCGCGAATTTTGCGTTTTGGAAGAGGGTTGCGGCGAAATGCTTAAGTCTGCGATAGACAGATTAGGATTGTCCGCAAGAGCGTATGACAGAATACTTAAAGTTTCTCGTACTATCGCCGATTTGAAAGGCAACGCGCTTATATCAAAGCCGGACATCGCAGAAGCGGTTCAATACAGAACGTTAGACAGAAATTTATGA
- the folK gene encoding 2-amino-4-hydroxy-6-hydroxymethyldihydropteridine diphosphokinase — MSVVILSLGSNIANKSENINAMQNALEKLSETKIISSPLYESEAVDVSEPQENYYNKIIRMETNKTPKSILEITKKIEKKLGRKNKGQKLARTADIDILLFDDEIINEKELVIPHPRMFFRRFAMEGVKSVAPDLTNPFTKKLFAYYDISKEILPQNIKIIG, encoded by the coding sequence ATGAGTGTCGTAATTTTAAGTTTAGGAAGCAATATTGCGAATAAATCCGAAAACATAAACGCGATGCAGAATGCGCTTGAAAAATTGAGTGAAACAAAAATAATATCTTCTCCGTTATATGAAAGCGAAGCGGTCGATGTGAGCGAACCGCAGGAAAATTACTACAACAAAATAATCAGAATGGAAACGAACAAAACTCCAAAATCCATTTTAGAAATAACAAAAAAAATTGAAAAAAAACTCGGGCGTAAAAATAAAGGACAAAAGCTTGCGCGGACAGCCGATATTGACATTTTACTTTTTGACGATGAAATCATCAACGAAAAAGAACTTGTAATCCCGCATCCCAGAATGTTTTTCAGAAGATTTGCGATGGAAGGCGTAAAATCCGTCGCCCCAGATTTAACAAATCCTTTTACAAAAAAATTATTTGCATATTACGACATTTCAAAAGAAATTTTGCCGCAAAACATAAAAATTATCGGATGA
- a CDS encoding YdcF family protein gives MIFFIISALAVLLIVFKKKTAGIIVLIFAFFSLCFFSSDYGQNVLAHPLESSIPVTNPQEHLSVKTVIVLGGGRYEDSDLPANAILSPTSICRLVEGIRVFNLINANNLVFTGNDFVTGNSIATLMKQCAVDLGVNETKIIAIEDAKNTREEAKRCAEYFMGDTVFLVSSAAHLKRAAINFENEGVFVIQTPTDYQIHKKNKKIFFDFFPNSQRLVNSGKCIHEYLGLFWEKFKELCLFWK, from the coding sequence ATGATTTTTTTTATTATATCTGCGCTTGCCGTTCTTTTAATAGTTTTCAAAAAAAAGACGGCGGGAATAATTGTTTTAATTTTCGCATTTTTCTCACTATGCTTTTTTTCTTCCGATTACGGACAAAATGTTCTTGCACATCCGCTTGAAAGCTCGATTCCCGTTACAAACCCGCAGGAACATTTGAGCGTAAAAACCGTCATAGTTTTAGGCGGCGGAAGATATGAAGATTCGGATCTTCCCGCAAACGCAATATTATCCCCTACGTCGATTTGTCGTCTTGTCGAAGGAATACGTGTTTTTAATCTTATAAACGCCAACAATTTGGTTTTTACAGGAAACGATTTTGTTACCGGCAATTCCATCGCAACGCTAATGAAACAGTGCGCCGTTGATTTAGGCGTTAACGAAACAAAAATTATTGCAATAGAAGACGCAAAAAATACGCGAGAAGAAGCAAAACGCTGCGCTGAGTACTTTATGGGCGATACGGTTTTTTTGGTAAGTTCCGCGGCTCATTTGAAACGAGCGGCTATAAATTTTGAAAATGAAGGAGTTTTTGTTATTCAAACGCCTACAGACTATCAAATACATAAAAAAAATAAAAAAATATTTTTTGATTTTTTCCCCAATTCGCAGAGACTGGTAAATTCCGGCAAATGCATTCATGAATATTTGGGTTTGTTTTGGGAAAAATTTAAGGAATTATGTCTCTTTTGGAAATAA